In one Parvibaculum sp. genomic region, the following are encoded:
- the acpS gene encoding holo-ACP synthase gives MIIGIGNDIIDIRRIEQTLDRFGERFIGRIFTDIERAKSEGRRMRAASYAKRFAAKEACSKALGTGFRRGIYWRDMGVVNLRSGQPTMALTGGAAARLQEITPEGMEAVIHLTITDDHPQAQAFVIISAISRV, from the coding sequence ATGATCATCGGAATTGGCAACGATATCATCGACATACGGCGCATCGAACAGACGCTCGACCGCTTTGGCGAACGGTTTATCGGCCGCATATTCACCGACATCGAACGCGCGAAATCCGAAGGACGGCGGATGCGCGCGGCTTCCTATGCCAAGCGTTTTGCCGCCAAGGAAGCCTGCTCAAAAGCGCTCGGGACCGGGTTCCGCCGCGGCATCTATTGGCGCGACATGGGGGTGGTGAATCTGCGCTCCGGACAGCCGACGATGGCGCTGACGGGGGGTGCGGCGGCGCGGCTCCAGGAGATCACGCCTGAGGGCATGGAGGCCGTCATCCATCTGACGATCACCGACGATCACCCGCAAGCACAGGCTTTTGTTATCATTTCCGCGATATCCCGCGTTTGA
- a CDS encoding pyridoxine 5'-phosphate synthase encodes MSPKSHLRLGVNIDHVATIRNARGGEHPDPVRAAKLAAAAGADGITAHLREDRRHIRDGDIARLKDETGLPLNLEMAATPEMLEIALRHSPHACCIVPERREEVTTEGGLDAAGLHNHLAPVVARLSDKGIRVSLFINAETRQLEAARSLGAHIVELHTGAYCDAVIARESAKRDAELARLAEAARNGAALGLEVHAGHGLTFDTVAPVAAMPELAELNIGHFLIGEAIFTGLDASIKRMRAVMDEARHGADAGEAMGRA; translated from the coding sequence ATGAGTCCGAAATCTCATCTGCGCCTCGGCGTCAATATCGATCATGTCGCGACGATCCGTAATGCGCGCGGGGGCGAACATCCGGACCCCGTGCGCGCGGCGAAACTGGCCGCGGCGGCGGGGGCCGATGGCATTACCGCGCATCTGAGAGAAGACCGGCGCCACATCCGCGACGGCGACATTGCGCGGTTGAAGGACGAAACCGGATTGCCGCTCAATCTCGAAATGGCGGCGACGCCCGAAATGCTCGAGATTGCGCTGCGCCACAGCCCGCATGCCTGCTGCATCGTGCCGGAGCGGCGCGAGGAAGTGACGACGGAGGGCGGGCTCGACGCCGCGGGTCTTCACAATCATCTGGCGCCGGTCGTCGCGCGACTTTCCGACAAGGGCATTCGCGTGTCGCTGTTCATCAATGCCGAGACGCGGCAGCTTGAAGCGGCGCGTTCGCTCGGCGCGCATATCGTGGAACTTCACACCGGCGCCTATTGCGATGCGGTGATCGCGCGGGAAAGCGCCAAGCGCGACGCAGAACTGGCGCGGCTGGCGGAGGCGGCGCGCAATGGCGCGGCGCTGGGGCTGGAAGTCCATGCAGGTCATGGACTTACGTTCGACACGGTGGCGCCGGTGGCGGCGATGCCGGAGCTTGCCGAACTCAACATCGGTCACTTCCTGATTGGCGAGGCGATTTTCACGGGGCTCGATGCGAGCATCAAACGGATGCGGGCCGTGATGGACGAAGCGCGGCACGGGGCCGACGCCGGCGAAGCAATGGGCCGCGCATGA
- a CDS encoding DUF2062 domain-containing protein, whose translation MFRRRVDLHPLRKLRETFWPSAGWKRAIQYGWRRVWRLSGTPHAIAIGVAAGVFASCTPFIGFHILIAMLVAWVLRGNLIASALGTFVGNPLTFPAIWLIVYEVGKYMVGAPAGPDPDIAETLQSDRAFDMILPLLVPLTVGAVPVGIVFGCVGYVMTRSGVEAYQLRRRRRLAERSQAPAPFLDPNPPAGETRD comes from the coding sequence TTGTTTCGGCGTCGCGTCGATCTTCATCCGCTGCGGAAACTGCGCGAGACCTTCTGGCCGAGCGCGGGCTGGAAGCGCGCGATCCAGTATGGATGGCGGCGGGTGTGGCGTTTGTCGGGAACGCCGCACGCAATTGCGATAGGCGTCGCGGCCGGCGTGTTCGCGTCGTGCACACCGTTCATCGGCTTTCATATTCTGATCGCGATGCTTGTTGCCTGGGTATTGCGCGGGAATCTGATCGCGAGCGCGCTTGGCACTTTTGTCGGCAATCCGCTGACTTTTCCGGCGATCTGGCTGATCGTTTATGAAGTCGGGAAGTACATGGTGGGCGCGCCGGCGGGGCCCGATCCCGACATTGCGGAGACGCTGCAGAGCGATCGTGCCTTCGACATGATCCTGCCGCTGCTGGTGCCGCTGACGGTCGGCGCCGTCCCGGTCGGTATCGTCTTCGGATGCGTCGGCTATGTCATGACACGCAGCGGCGTCGAGGCGTATCAGTTGCGGCGGCGGCGGCGTTTGGCAGAGCGTTCGCAGGCGCCTGCGCCATTTCTCGACCCGAACCCTCCGGCCGGCGAGACGCGGGATTAG
- the pyrE gene encoding orotate phosphoribosyltransferase — protein sequence MKEAKVLKEFEKAGALLKGHFILSSGLHSPVFLQKALVFMSPKRTARLCKALAAKIEAEVDGPIDAIISPAVGGIIPGYETARHLGAPAMYVEREKGEFVLRRGFPLKKGMRVVMVEDIVTTGLSSRECIQAIRKTGAKVVAAACLIDRSGGRAKVGTKLISLARIDIPAYPADKLPKELAALPAEKPGSRGIA from the coding sequence ATGAAAGAAGCCAAGGTCCTCAAGGAATTCGAGAAAGCCGGTGCGCTGCTGAAGGGGCACTTCATCCTGTCATCGGGTCTGCACAGCCCCGTTTTCCTTCAGAAGGCGCTCGTCTTCATGAGTCCGAAGCGGACGGCGCGGCTTTGCAAGGCATTGGCGGCGAAAATCGAGGCGGAAGTCGACGGTCCGATCGATGCCATTATTTCGCCCGCTGTCGGGGGGATCATTCCGGGCTACGAAACGGCGCGTCACCTGGGCGCGCCGGCAATGTATGTCGAGCGGGAGAAGGGTGAGTTCGTTTTGCGGCGCGGGTTTCCGCTGAAGAAGGGGATGCGGGTGGTGATGGTCGAGGACATCGTGACGACCGGATTGTCGTCGCGCGAGTGCATTCAAGCGATCCGCAAGACCGGTGCGAAGGTTGTTGCGGCGGCATGCCTCATCGACCGTTCGGGCGGCCGGGCAAAGGTCGGCACGAAGCTGATCTCGCTGGCGCGTATCGACATACCGGCTTATCCGGCCGACAAGTTGCCGAAGGAGCTTGCGGCGTTGCCAGCCGAAAAGCCCGGCAGCCGCGGCATCGCCTAG